The Papaver somniferum cultivar HN1 unplaced genomic scaffold, ASM357369v1 unplaced-scaffold_107, whole genome shotgun sequence genome includes a region encoding these proteins:
- the LOC113328054 gene encoding probable leucine-rich repeat receptor-like protein kinase At1g35710 — translation MILISGVAIDVLLLVLLVLVFSSSFHISVSGSSFSLTYTEQVQVNEEMEALLQWKSTFINQTSLVLPSWNRNYTDGTLNPCTWYGITCNNKGSVTELNLLGLGLQGALHDLNFASFSNLVSLDFSENKLSGFIPSQIGNLSKLTDLTLSNNLISGFIPQEIGNLHSLTNLWLSVNQLNGSIPSSICNLTNLINISVRANNLSGIIPREIGNLRSLSALILSSNTFTGSIPSSLTNLTSLRLLLAHENHLSGSIPHDIGNLRSLYQLSLYMNKLTGSIPNSVGNLRNVAQFSLSDNQLSGSIPREFGNLHLLALLSLDSNSLSGSIPSNIGYCIALTYLNLGNNNLSGDIPNELANAELLEYLQLNDNNLSGTLSSSFGKLQHLKVLNLADNYVEGNIPSEYGSLHDLQIFSLRSNKFNGSIPEEITHLHELRILDLSQNNLTGLLPKNVGNLKKLLSRLDDISTITYYASENVKLNMVIKGISAPLPIFLSYTSAIDLSSNNIEGNIPKEIGLLKGLYMLNLSHNHFSGDIPANVGDMSGLESLDLSWNRLSGNIPQSLTSMDSLGFMNLSYNKFSGKIPGGTHFETLSWDGSVFIGNDLLCGTPTKNVCEDQRDINPANENEEYGQEDANERFLFYGVIAIGFVVGFWGLFFVLLIKKEKWWFRYWETVDSIAVRITHHTKKQS, via the coding sequence ATGATCCTAATATCAGGAGTTGCCATTGATGTTCTGTTGTTAGTGTTGCTGGTGTTGGTTTTCTCTTCTAGTTTCCATATCTCAGTCTCTGGTTCTTCGTTTAGTTTAACTTATACAGAACAAGTACAAGTTAATGAAGAAATGGAAGCTCTTCTGCAGTGGAAATCAACCTTTATtaaccaaacttcacttgtccttccATCATGGAACAGAAATTATACCGATGGTACACTAAATCCATGCACATGGTATGGAATCACTTGTAACAACAAGGGAAGCGTCACGGAATTGAATCTTCTAGGTTTGGGTTTACAAGGTGCACTTCATGATTTAAATTTTGCATCTTTCTCCAATTTGGTTAGTCTTGACTTCAGCGAAAACAAACTCTCCGGGTTCATTCCTTCTCAAATTGGTAATCTTTCAAAACTCACAGATCTTACTCTTTCCAATAATCTAATCAGTGGATTTATCCCTCAAGAAATTGGCAATTTGCATTCTCTCACTAATCTGTGGTTGTCTGTGAACCAACTCAATGGTTCTATTCCTTCTTCTATATGCAACCTGACCAACTTGATCAACATATCGGTCCGGGCTAATAATCTTTCTGGCATCATTCCTCGAGAAATCGGAAATTTAAGGTCCCTTAGTGCTTTGATTTTATCCTCCAATACTTTCACTGGTTCTATCCCTTCTTCTTTAACTAACTTGACTTCCTTGCGTCTTCTTCTTGCTCATGAAAATCATCTCAGTGGTTCAATCCCTCATGATATAGGAAATTTAAGGTCTCTTTATCAATTATCTTTGTATATGAATAAGCTAACTGGTTCAATTCCTAATTCTGTGGGAAATTTGAGAAATGTAGCTCAATTTTCTCTTTCTGACAATCAACTATCTGGGTCAATACCAAGAGAATTCGGCAATCTACACTTGTTGGCGCTACTATCTTTGGATAGTAACTCTCTTTCAGGAAGTATACCTTCTAATATAGGGTACTGCATCGCGCTTACATATCTAAACCTAGGCAATAACAATCTCTCTGGAGATATTCCAAATGAGCTTGCAAATGCAGAATTACTGGAATATTTGCAACTAAATGATAACAACCTCAGTGGTACCCTTTCTAGTTCATTCGGTAAACTTCAGCATTTGAAAGTTCTGAATTTAGCGGACAACTATGTTGAAGGCAATATACCTTCTGAGTATGGTTCACTTCATGACCTTCAGATCTTTTCTTTAAGGTCAAACAAGTTCAATGGGTCCATTCCTGAAGAGATTACTCATTTGCATGAACTCCGCATTCTGGACTTGTCGCAAAACAATCTCACTGGCCTACTTCCTAAGAATGTCGGCAACCTGAAGAAGCTATTAAGTAGACTTGATGACATATCTACGATTACCTATTATGCCTCCGAGAATGTGAAGTTGAATATGGTGATCAAAGGGATCAGTGCTCCGCTTCCGATATTCTTAAGTTATACCTCAGCGATTGATCTGTCGAGCAACAATATTGAGGGAAACATTCCAAAAGAAATAGGGTTATTGAAAGGGCTTTATATGCTTAATTTGTCCCACAATCATTTCTCGGGTGATATCCCTGCGAATGTTGGAGATATGTCTGGTTTAGAGTCTTTGGATTTAAGTTGGAATAGATTGTCTGGAAATATCCCACAGTCTTTGACATCAATGGATTCTCTTGGTTTCATGAATTTATCTTACAACAAGTTTAGTGGAAAGATTCCAGGAGGAACTCACTTTGAGACTTTGAGTTGGGATGGTTCAGTTTTCATTGGGAACGATTTACTATGCGGCACACCAACTAAGAACGTTTGCGAGGATCAACGGGATATTAATCCTGCAAATGAAAATGAAGAATATGGCCAAGAGGATGCAAATGAGAGATTTCTGTTTTACGGTGTTATCGCCATAGGATTTGTGGTTGGATTTTGGGGTTTGTTCTTTGTTTTgcttattaaaaaagaaaaatggtggTTTAGGTATTGGGAAACTGTTGATTCTATTGCAGTTAGAATTACACATCATACCAAAAAACAATCATAG
- the LOC113328055 gene encoding uncharacterized protein LOC113328055: MELVTMPPTFPSIFDAYTYAVQHIRAYSLALLQYEDNDVVLCENFPASLTGEALKWFDGLPLGTIRSFQHLQSMFLGHYISNNMLNPGIEKVFSLRKRTNETLRAMTTIWRTMCIEVAKRVDERNIILAFINAQFPTDLLYTQILRMKDRITMGELREYQEEYISLV, from the coding sequence ATGGAGTTAGTAACAATGCCACCCACATTTCCTAGCATCTTTGATGCATATACATATGCAGTCCAACATATAAGGGCGTACAGTTTAGCTTTGCTACAGTATGAGGATAACGACGTAGTCTTATGCGAGAATTTTCCCGCAAGCCTCACGGGAGAAGCTTTGAAATGGTTCGACGGATTACCATTAGGCACAATAAGGTCATTCCAGCACTTGCAAAGTATGTTCTTGGGGCATTACATCAGCAATAATATGCTAAATCCAGGAATCGAGAAAGTATTCAGCCTGCGAAAGAGAACAAATGAAACTTTGCGAGCCATGACCACTATATGGAGGACCATGTGTATTGAAGTGGCAAAACGAGTGgacgaaagaaatataatcctAGCATTTATCAATGCACAATTTCCAACTGATTTGTTGTACACGCAGATATTGAGGATGAAGGACAGAATAACCATGGGGGAGTTGCGCGAGTACCAAGAAGAGTACATTTCTCTCGTGTAA